One window of the Silurus meridionalis isolate SWU-2019-XX chromosome 24, ASM1480568v1, whole genome shotgun sequence genome contains the following:
- the LOC124377768 gene encoding PEST proteolytic signal-containing nuclear protein-like isoform X1: protein MAAVQHRGDGPRAGAGAEEKANGGKSNTVSNSPGGGIGEGAGEGADGKGGLGKRAASKDELHNKPAPPKIPKAGFSSFKKPAPISIKLGVSKPKEVAPILPSKKPASVFDDDDDSEPEEMPPEAKMRMKNIGRDTPTSAGPNSFNKGKQGFSDHQKLWERKLKTQTDQ from the exons atgGCGGCTGTGCAGCACCGCGGCGATGGACCTCGGGCTGGAG CAGGAGCGGAGGAGAAGGCAAACGGTGGGAAAAGTAACACTGTCTCCAACAGCCCTGGAGGAGGAATAGGAGAAGGAGCAGGAGAAGGAGCAGATGGGAAAGGAGGTCTGGGGAAGCGAGCAGCCAGCAAGGACGAGCTCCATAACAAGCCTGCGCCTCCTAAAATCCCCAAAGCAGGCTTCAGTAGTTTTAAGAAGCCTGCTCCTATTTCCATCAAGCTAGGAGTCAGC AAACCGAAGGAAGTGGCGCCCATTTTACCCTCCAAGAAACCTGCGTCTGTTTTCGATGACGACGATGAC AGTGAACCAGAGGAGATGCCTCCAGAAGcgaagatgaggatgaagaacATTGGGAG GGACACCCCGACTTCAGCAGGCCCTAACTCCTTCAACAAAGGAAAGCAAGGATTCTCCGACCACCAGAAGCTCTGGGAGAGGAAGCTCAAAACACAGACGGACCAATAA
- the LOC124377768 gene encoding PEST proteolytic signal-containing nuclear protein-like isoform X2, which yields MAAVQHRGDGPRAGGAEEKANGGKSNTVSNSPGGGIGEGAGEGADGKGGLGKRAASKDELHNKPAPPKIPKAGFSSFKKPAPISIKLGVSKPKEVAPILPSKKPASVFDDDDDSEPEEMPPEAKMRMKNIGRDTPTSAGPNSFNKGKQGFSDHQKLWERKLKTQTDQ from the exons atgGCGGCTGTGCAGCACCGCGGCGATGGACCTCGGGCTGGAG GAGCGGAGGAGAAGGCAAACGGTGGGAAAAGTAACACTGTCTCCAACAGCCCTGGAGGAGGAATAGGAGAAGGAGCAGGAGAAGGAGCAGATGGGAAAGGAGGTCTGGGGAAGCGAGCAGCCAGCAAGGACGAGCTCCATAACAAGCCTGCGCCTCCTAAAATCCCCAAAGCAGGCTTCAGTAGTTTTAAGAAGCCTGCTCCTATTTCCATCAAGCTAGGAGTCAGC AAACCGAAGGAAGTGGCGCCCATTTTACCCTCCAAGAAACCTGCGTCTGTTTTCGATGACGACGATGAC AGTGAACCAGAGGAGATGCCTCCAGAAGcgaagatgaggatgaagaacATTGGGAG GGACACCCCGACTTCAGCAGGCCCTAACTCCTTCAACAAAGGAAAGCAAGGATTCTCCGACCACCAGAAGCTCTGGGAGAGGAAGCTCAAAACACAGACGGACCAATAA